The Cohaesibacter gelatinilyticus genome contains a region encoding:
- the glpD gene encoding glycerol-3-phosphate dehydrogenase translates to MVQAIQDIFVIGGGINGCGIARDAVGRGYSVTLAEMNDLASATSSASTKLIHGGLRYLEHYEFRLVREALKEREVLLGNAPHIIWPLRFVLPHHKGLRPAWFLRLGLFMYDHLGGRKLLPGTKDVDMRQDAVGEPLKPLFTKGFEYSDCWVNDARLVVLNAMDAREKGANILTRTKVVSAKQLSDHWEIVTQDQLSGEQATHKARMVINAAGPWVDDILNDAMGRPDVKNVRLVQGSHIVVPKLFDHDRCYIFQNKDGRIIFAIPYEEDFTLIGTTDQDYDKSLTKVEISQTEIDYLCAAASEYFTAEIKSDDVVWTYSGVRPLYDDGASAAQEATRDYILKLEGGSDKNIAPALHIFGGKITTYRRLAESALGKIEEALGAKGKPWTREVNLPGGEFAPQDFDAKLASLSSDYSFLDPRHVKRLLRLYGTYAWTLLGDAKSLDDLGQCFGSDLYEREIKYLTTNEWAVSAEDILYRRTKRGLHLDKSQRDALQLYLETAHSGNAKQA, encoded by the coding sequence ATGGTTCAAGCGATCCAGGACATTTTCGTTATTGGCGGCGGTATCAATGGCTGCGGCATAGCCCGCGATGCCGTGGGACGCGGCTATAGCGTGACATTGGCCGAAATGAATGATCTGGCCAGCGCGACCTCTTCTGCCTCCACCAAACTGATCCATGGCGGCTTGCGTTATCTGGAGCATTATGAATTCCGACTGGTGCGCGAAGCACTGAAAGAGCGTGAAGTTTTGCTCGGCAATGCGCCTCATATCATTTGGCCTTTACGGTTTGTCCTCCCGCATCACAAAGGCCTGCGTCCGGCATGGTTCCTGCGTCTTGGCCTGTTCATGTATGATCATCTGGGTGGTCGCAAATTGCTTCCCGGCACCAAAGATGTCGACATGCGCCAAGATGCCGTCGGTGAGCCTTTGAAGCCGCTCTTCACCAAAGGCTTTGAATATTCCGATTGCTGGGTCAATGATGCCCGCCTCGTTGTGCTCAACGCCATGGACGCCCGTGAAAAAGGCGCGAACATTCTGACCCGTACCAAGGTCGTGTCTGCCAAACAGCTATCGGATCATTGGGAAATCGTTACGCAAGATCAGCTCAGTGGTGAGCAAGCAACCCATAAGGCCCGGATGGTGATCAACGCCGCCGGGCCATGGGTGGATGATATCCTCAATGATGCCATGGGCCGACCAGATGTGAAGAATGTGCGTCTCGTGCAAGGCAGCCATATTGTGGTGCCAAAATTGTTCGATCATGACCGCTGCTACATCTTCCAGAACAAAGATGGCCGCATCATTTTTGCCATCCCTTACGAGGAAGACTTCACCCTGATTGGCACCACCGATCAGGACTATGACAAGAGCCTGACCAAGGTTGAAATCAGTCAGACAGAGATTGACTATCTTTGTGCTGCGGCGAGCGAATATTTCACCGCTGAGATCAAGTCTGACGATGTGGTTTGGACATATTCCGGCGTTCGCCCGCTTTATGATGATGGTGCCAGTGCAGCTCAGGAAGCGACCCGCGACTATATCCTGAAGCTTGAAGGTGGCTCCGACAAAAATATCGCTCCTGCCCTTCATATCTTTGGCGGCAAGATCACCACCTATCGCAGACTGGCAGAATCCGCTCTTGGCAAGATTGAAGAAGCATTGGGTGCCAAAGGGAAACCATGGACGCGCGAAGTCAACCTGCCAGGCGGAGAATTCGCACCACAAGATTTTGACGCCAAACTGGCGAGCCTAAGTTCCGATTATTCCTTCCTTGATCCGCGCCATGTCAAGCGTCTGCTGCGTCTCTATGGCACCTATGCATGGACCTTGCTGGGAGATGCCAAAAGCCTTGATGATCTCGGCCAGTGCTTTGGCTCGGATCTTTATGAGCGTGAAATCAAGTATCTGACGACCAACGAATGGGCAGTGAGCGCCGAGGACATTCTTTATCGCCGCACCAAGCGTGGTTTGCATCTGGACAAAAGCCAACGGGACGCCTTGCAGCTTTATCTGGAAACAGCTCATAGTGGCAATGCAAAGCAGGCCTGA
- a CDS encoding antibiotic biosynthesis monooxygenase family protein, producing the protein MFIAMNHFLVKPGYEEAFEGIWRDRDSRLREFDGFISFEMLKAGEQEDGFVLYASHATWNDREAFEVWLNSDHFKSSHGRPKVKVEYKGPPRFIGFETLENLSISALEPA; encoded by the coding sequence ATGTTTATTGCTATGAACCATTTTCTCGTAAAGCCGGGATATGAGGAAGCTTTCGAGGGCATTTGGAGAGACCGTGATAGCAGGCTTCGTGAGTTTGATGGTTTTATCAGCTTCGAAATGCTCAAGGCTGGCGAACAGGAAGATGGTTTTGTTCTCTATGCATCTCATGCCACCTGGAACGATAGAGAGGCCTTTGAAGTCTGGCTGAACAGCGATCACTTCAAGTCTTCTCATGGCCGTCCAAAGGTAAAAGTGGAATATAAAGGCCCGCCACGCTTTATTGGCTTTGAGACACTGGAAAACCTGTCAATTTCTGCTTTGGAACCGGCATGA
- a CDS encoding cystathionine gamma-lyase, translated as MADFSKPSMAELLHLRGNQLDKGEPIALPLVQSSMYHLPGLAENFPFYGRATNPTWDALEHALAHLERADCIAFPSGMAAISASLFATLKAGCKLLIPSDGYYVTRVLSSRFLSNLGVEVVERPSNAFEDGGFEGFDVVFVETPSNPGLDVVDLSSIAKQVRAAGGVSICDNTTLTPLGQQPLDLGIDIVVSSDTKSMGGHSDALMGHVASRNGDLLQAMEDWRRISGSIPGPQEAWLLHRGLESLDVRFERMCNSAELIAPRLAEHKAVQSIRFPGLQVDPSHNLAKSQQLRFGFLICFTLESEEKAERFINDCPYLRPATSFGGIHSSAERRARWGDDVDPAFVRLSIGCEPAEELWEALKTSLDQL; from the coding sequence ATGGCCGATTTCTCCAAACCTTCTATGGCAGAACTGTTGCATTTACGTGGAAACCAACTGGACAAGGGTGAGCCTATTGCTCTGCCATTGGTACAAAGCTCCATGTATCACCTACCAGGTTTGGCGGAGAATTTTCCGTTTTATGGCCGAGCGACCAATCCCACCTGGGATGCCCTGGAACATGCCCTTGCACATCTTGAAAGGGCAGATTGCATAGCCTTTCCTTCCGGCATGGCAGCCATCAGCGCTTCGCTTTTTGCGACATTGAAAGCGGGTTGCAAACTGCTCATTCCATCAGACGGATATTATGTTACTCGTGTGCTCTCCAGCCGTTTCCTGTCCAATCTGGGCGTCGAGGTAGTAGAACGCCCTTCAAACGCATTTGAAGATGGCGGCTTTGAAGGATTTGATGTAGTTTTCGTTGAAACTCCATCAAATCCCGGTCTGGACGTTGTGGATCTGTCTTCCATTGCCAAACAGGTCCGTGCAGCTGGTGGTGTAAGCATTTGCGACAACACCACCCTGACCCCATTAGGGCAGCAACCACTGGATCTGGGCATTGATATTGTTGTCTCGTCCGATACTAAAAGCATGGGTGGGCATTCTGATGCCCTGATGGGACATGTGGCCAGTCGCAATGGCGATCTTTTGCAAGCAATGGAAGACTGGCGTAGAATATCGGGCTCCATCCCCGGCCCACAAGAAGCATGGCTTCTGCATCGAGGACTGGAAAGCCTGGATGTACGATTTGAACGCATGTGCAATTCAGCAGAGCTGATTGCCCCTCGATTGGCTGAGCACAAAGCTGTTCAGAGCATTCGCTTCCCCGGGCTTCAAGTAGATCCATCTCACAATCTAGCCAAGTCCCAGCAGCTTCGTTTCGGTTTCCTGATTTGCTTCACGCTTGAAAGCGAGGAAAAAGCCGAACGCTTTATCAATGACTGTCCTTACTTGCGACCCGCTACATCCTTTGGCGGCATTCACAGTTCTGCTGAACGACGTGCCCGTTGGGGGGATGATGTTGATCCTGCCTTTGTGCGCCTGTCCATTGGTTGTGAACCGGCCGAGGAACTTTGGGAAGCCTTGAAAACAAGCCTCGATCAGCTTTGA
- the hutW gene encoding heme anaerobic degradation radical SAM methyltransferase ChuW/HutW → MSSTSSSLKQSPSSPQPNDGKRPNHRGVRPPYRPKPPKLMEQQDLFAKVSSNPLSEAFPKKAVVHPFVDARPVPKDNWSSIWQDMSHQDRQSKSVAYLHIPFCENHCLFCGFYQNPWRSNQSEVYADTIIEEIRASKDLPSHTGHPLHAVYFGGGTPTALDTPDLCRIIEAVRTYLPLAPDCEITIEGRIFSFPLEKAKACFDAGANRISLGVQTFDSKLRRRVGRKVSGEQARDFLSELVALDQGAVVIDLIYGFPEQSLDSWRQDVTIASELGLDGVDLYSLSLLPSSPLAIAIDKGKFSTPPRHDELGQYYQIGQDVLAQKGWMDISTTHWRSSTRERNLYNLLVKTGANCLAFGSGAGGFLSDYSFRVDGDLKRYIKTVLAGKKPLGFLMKMPSDRAFFNEAKGQMETGRLHIVGLLEALHQRGLDGESLLLPVLHQWQESGLLNVDQGWAKLTLAGRFWQVTMTHHLIQWIQQHLPAANQIKN, encoded by the coding sequence ATGTCTTCCACAAGCAGTAGCTTGAAACAGTCTCCGAGCTCTCCACAACCCAACGACGGCAAACGTCCAAATCATCGAGGTGTTCGCCCTCCGTATAGGCCCAAACCACCCAAACTCATGGAACAGCAGGATCTGTTTGCCAAAGTCAGCAGCAATCCTCTCTCGGAGGCATTTCCGAAAAAGGCCGTCGTCCACCCTTTTGTTGATGCTCGCCCTGTTCCCAAAGACAATTGGTCATCCATCTGGCAAGACATGAGCCATCAAGACAGGCAGAGCAAATCAGTTGCCTATCTGCATATTCCTTTCTGCGAAAATCACTGCCTCTTTTGTGGGTTTTATCAAAATCCCTGGCGATCCAATCAAAGTGAAGTCTATGCGGACACAATCATAGAAGAGATCAGGGCCAGCAAAGACCTACCAAGCCATACTGGTCATCCGCTCCACGCCGTCTATTTTGGTGGCGGAACACCAACTGCCCTTGATACTCCAGACCTTTGCCGCATCATTGAGGCCGTGCGCACTTATTTACCCCTTGCGCCGGATTGCGAAATTACCATCGAGGGACGGATTTTCAGCTTCCCGCTCGAAAAAGCCAAAGCCTGTTTTGATGCAGGGGCCAATCGTATCTCACTTGGTGTGCAGACTTTTGACAGCAAGCTTCGTCGTCGTGTCGGGCGCAAGGTTTCAGGAGAACAAGCACGCGACTTCCTGAGTGAGCTGGTAGCATTGGATCAGGGAGCTGTTGTCATTGATCTGATCTATGGCTTTCCCGAGCAAAGCCTGGATAGCTGGCGACAAGATGTCACCATTGCTTCCGAGTTAGGATTGGATGGTGTTGATCTCTATTCCTTAAGCCTTCTGCCTAGCTCCCCATTGGCCATAGCCATTGACAAAGGCAAGTTCTCCACGCCGCCCAGGCATGATGAATTGGGCCAATATTATCAGATTGGTCAGGATGTTCTGGCGCAAAAGGGATGGATGGATATTTCCACCACCCATTGGCGAAGCAGTACACGAGAACGCAATCTCTATAATTTGCTGGTCAAGACCGGGGCCAATTGTCTGGCATTCGGGTCCGGGGCCGGCGGGTTTCTGTCAGATTACAGCTTTCGGGTTGATGGAGATCTGAAACGCTATATCAAGACCGTGCTGGCTGGCAAGAAGCCCTTGGGGTTTTTGATGAAGATGCCGTCAGACCGTGCCTTTTTCAATGAAGCCAAGGGACAGATGGAAACCGGGCGATTGCATATCGTTGGCCTTCTTGAAGCTTTGCATCAACGTGGATTGGATGGCGAGAGCCTTTTGTTGCCCGTGCTTCATCAATGGCAGGAAAGCGGATTGCTGAACGTTGATCAAGGTTGGGCAAAGCTCACTCTTGCCGGTCGTTTCTGGCAGGTGACCATGACCCATCATCTCATCCAATGGATCCAGCAACATCTTCCAGCAGCAAACCAGATCAAAAATTAA
- a CDS encoding sodium-dependent transporter: MAITRENWGSRLGFIMATAGSAIGLGNIWKFPYITGENGGAAFILLYLGLVFTIGLSVLLAEIVIGRASQSDAVNSFKKLGHGKWSVIGYMGILAAFMILSFYCVVAGWTIAYIIKFAGGAFEGMNAEAIGGAFGGFIGDPIEPILYQAIFVALTVIVVLGGVANGIERAGKVLMPLLFVILLALVIRSVTLPGAEKGLDFFLSPDFSKITGTTFVAALGQAFFSLSLGMGAVLTYGSYLDKDANLGKSAWYVAILDTSVAILAGLAILPAVFAFGMNPGAGPGLTFVTLPTVFLEMPGGYIFGIIFFVLLTIAALTSSISLLEPVVAYFREKGFTRFQITVVSGVIVFLLGIPSSLSMGIWGDVKVFNKGFLDLFDFATANIMLPLGGMLISLFVGWVIAPLAIKEVSGSEAGSGLTKIWIFILRFVAPIAIAAILINGLIN; this comes from the coding sequence ATGGCTATTACACGCGAAAACTGGGGCTCTCGTCTGGGCTTCATCATGGCGACTGCAGGTTCTGCTATCGGCCTTGGCAACATTTGGAAATTCCCTTACATCACCGGTGAAAATGGCGGTGCAGCATTCATTCTGTTGTATCTTGGCCTCGTCTTCACCATTGGTCTGTCCGTTCTGTTGGCCGAGATCGTTATCGGTCGTGCCTCCCAGTCCGATGCTGTGAACTCGTTCAAGAAGCTCGGCCACGGCAAATGGTCCGTCATCGGTTATATGGGCATTCTGGCGGCCTTCATGATCCTGTCCTTCTATTGCGTTGTTGCAGGTTGGACCATCGCTTACATCATCAAATTTGCTGGTGGTGCCTTTGAAGGCATGAATGCAGAAGCAATTGGCGGGGCATTCGGTGGTTTCATCGGTGATCCGATTGAACCAATCCTGTATCAGGCGATCTTCGTTGCCCTGACCGTGATTGTGGTTCTTGGTGGTGTTGCCAACGGTATTGAGCGTGCCGGTAAAGTGCTGATGCCTTTGCTGTTCGTTATCCTGCTGGCTCTGGTGATCCGTTCTGTGACCCTGCCAGGCGCGGAAAAAGGTCTGGATTTCTTCCTGTCTCCTGATTTCTCCAAGATCACTGGTACCACCTTTGTGGCAGCGCTTGGTCAAGCGTTCTTCTCCTTGTCCTTGGGCATGGGTGCAGTTCTGACCTACGGTTCATATCTCGATAAAGATGCCAATCTTGGTAAATCCGCTTGGTATGTCGCGATCCTCGATACCTCTGTCGCTATTCTTGCTGGTCTGGCTATCCTTCCAGCCGTATTCGCATTCGGCATGAATCCAGGCGCAGGCCCAGGTCTGACTTTCGTTACCTTGCCAACTGTCTTCCTGGAAATGCCAGGCGGTTACATTTTCGGCATCATTTTCTTCGTGCTGCTGACCATCGCTGCTTTGACATCTTCCATCTCCCTTCTGGAGCCAGTGGTTGCCTATTTCCGCGAAAAAGGCTTCACCCGTTTCCAGATCACTGTTGTTTCCGGTGTGATTGTGTTCCTGCTGGGTATTCCATCTTCCCTGTCCATGGGCATCTGGGGTGATGTGAAAGTCTTCAATAAAGGCTTCCTGGATCTGTTTGACTTTGCAACAGCCAACATCATGCTGCCACTGGGTGGCATGCTGATCTCCCTCTTTGTTGGTTGGGTTATCGCGCCATTGGCGATCAAGGAAGTCAGCGGCTCTGAAGCAGGGTCTGGCCTGACCAAGATCTGGATCTTCATTCTGCGCTTCGTGGCGCCTATCGCCATCGCAGCAATCCTGATCAATGGTCTGATCAACTGA
- a CDS encoding TonB-dependent receptor plug domain-containing protein — translation MVQKFVEMSLRTGLLLSVSLLASPVLAQSLEGAAADIELDTIVVTASRTEQSLMDVTRSVAVVEQDAINEKNVNDVAELLRDIPGVSVLEGSTPGLRRISIRGEGQARNTILIDGQEISDHSTYGSLFLIDPTNIERVEVVKGPSSVLHGSKAIGGVVNITTKKGADKALQVSVGGGYDSSTGGYNSNANAAGTKDNWDYRIAITKSDHGHRKTPDGDLKATALSNGSAFENQSVSANFGYTNDNHSIRITAEKVEMESDAYVDPASFSATGRPGLNKFVLDLPKRDRSKLGVFYDGEDLSETFKKIHFDAYIQQIERVIDIDYTMTTFGALSTKNKTSDDQLAIGANGQVDLELLENHLTIFGIQFVKDSIDRNDTRNGTRPVVPPPPGATTPINDNFDKEASITTLSAFVQDEWDLTDEFSLTGGARYFHVESELSKTNQPGYAPFSKSDDAFIGSIGVNYTGFENIALRGNIAQGYVYPTLLQNMLGSVFSPGEIIEANKDLKAEKSINYEIGARFDNGVAMLDAAAFYSVAENYIDSAKCTTPGVTCTSGAASSKYINIDEATTYGLELSGSYTLETLALTPYFTATLMNRDFKKAGVETNNTDIPAFSGRFGVRKLWDVHKDIVFMTDLYVRAATKREDGEPSDREYVEHDAFATVNFATSMSYDFGDDRNFRLNASVENIFDESYIEPLSSAKAAGRAFKISSQLTF, via the coding sequence ATGGTTCAGAAATTTGTTGAGATGTCATTGAGAACCGGCCTTCTCCTCAGCGTGTCGCTCCTCGCTTCGCCAGTTTTGGCCCAAAGCCTTGAAGGCGCCGCAGCCGATATCGAGCTTGACACAATCGTCGTCACCGCCAGCCGTACCGAACAGAGCCTGATGGATGTCACCCGCTCTGTCGCTGTGGTGGAACAAGACGCTATCAACGAGAAAAATGTCAACGATGTTGCCGAGCTACTTCGCGATATCCCCGGCGTTTCCGTACTTGAGGGCTCCACACCCGGCCTTCGCCGCATTTCCATTCGTGGTGAAGGACAAGCCCGCAACACAATCCTGATCGATGGGCAGGAGATTTCTGATCATTCCACCTACGGCTCGCTCTTCCTGATTGATCCAACCAATATTGAACGGGTTGAAGTGGTCAAAGGTCCTTCCTCGGTTCTGCACGGCTCCAAGGCCATTGGCGGAGTGGTCAACATCACCACCAAAAAAGGGGCTGACAAAGCTCTGCAAGTCAGCGTTGGCGGAGGCTATGACAGTTCCACCGGTGGCTATAACTCCAATGCAAATGCTGCTGGCACCAAGGATAACTGGGATTATCGCATCGCTATTACCAAGTCCGATCATGGTCACCGCAAGACACCCGATGGGGATTTGAAAGCTACAGCACTCAGTAATGGCAGTGCATTTGAAAATCAGAGTGTATCCGCCAATTTTGGTTATACCAATGACAATCACAGCATTCGCATCACTGCAGAAAAAGTCGAGATGGAAAGCGATGCTTATGTAGATCCCGCAAGCTTTTCAGCAACCGGAAGACCGGGTCTAAACAAGTTTGTTCTGGATCTACCCAAGCGAGATCGATCAAAACTCGGTGTTTTCTACGATGGTGAAGATCTAAGCGAAACTTTTAAAAAGATTCACTTTGATGCATACATACAACAGATTGAACGAGTGATCGACATTGATTACACGATGACAACCTTCGGCGCACTGAGCACTAAAAACAAAACATCAGATGATCAGCTGGCAATTGGGGCAAATGGCCAAGTTGATTTGGAGTTGCTCGAAAATCACCTGACTATATTTGGTATTCAGTTTGTTAAAGATAGCATTGATAGAAACGACACTCGGAACGGCACCAGACCTGTTGTGCCTCCACCTCCAGGCGCCACAACTCCTATAAATGATAACTTCGACAAAGAAGCGTCTATCACAACACTTTCAGCATTCGTACAAGATGAGTGGGATTTAACGGATGAGTTCTCGCTGACAGGCGGTGCTCGCTACTTCCATGTTGAATCGGAGCTGTCTAAAACCAACCAGCCCGGCTATGCACCCTTCAGTAAAAGTGACGATGCATTTATCGGATCCATTGGAGTGAACTATACTGGTTTCGAGAACATTGCTCTTCGTGGCAATATCGCTCAAGGCTATGTCTATCCAACTTTACTTCAGAATATGCTGGGATCTGTGTTCAGCCCCGGTGAAATCATTGAAGCCAACAAGGATCTGAAAGCTGAAAAGAGCATCAATTATGAGATTGGTGCTCGCTTCGACAACGGCGTAGCAATGCTGGATGCTGCAGCGTTTTATAGCGTCGCAGAAAACTACATTGACTCAGCAAAATGCACCACACCAGGCGTCACTTGTACAAGTGGCGCTGCTTCGAGCAAGTATATCAACATCGACGAAGCAACCACTTACGGACTTGAACTTTCTGGTTCTTATACACTTGAGACCCTTGCACTAACACCATATTTTACCGCAACTCTCATGAACCGTGACTTCAAGAAAGCTGGCGTCGAAACAAATAACACTGACATCCCTGCATTCAGCGGCAGGTTTGGTGTTCGTAAGCTCTGGGATGTGCATAAAGACATAGTCTTCATGACTGACCTATATGTTCGGGCTGCAACCAAGCGCGAAGACGGCGAACCCTCGGATCGAGAATATGTAGAACATGATGCATTTGCCACCGTCAACTTTGCAACCAGCATGAGTTATGACTTTGGTGACGACAGAAACTTCCGTCTCAATGCATCTGTAGAAAACATCTTTGACGAATCCTATATCGAACCACTTTCCAGCGCCAAAGCTGCAGGGCGGGCGTTCAAGATTTCCAGTCAACTGACTTTCTAA
- the hutX gene encoding heme utilization cystosolic carrier protein HutX, which translates to MSSLSTEKKQAIQTSLSENPGAVLDYVAKEHEVSALDIIHCLPEHQTRLVDGALFETVMLEVSDWGDITFLVHTEDLILEAKGSVPKGKSARGFYNLHGAPIGGHLKGENCDAIAFVSRPLFSSDTKSVQFFNKKGGCMFKIYLGRDENRQMLSSQIEAFEALKSKLGSS; encoded by the coding sequence ATGAGCTCTCTCAGCACTGAGAAGAAACAGGCCATTCAGACCTCCTTGAGTGAGAATCCCGGTGCCGTTCTCGATTATGTCGCCAAGGAGCATGAAGTCAGCGCATTGGACATCATTCACTGCCTACCAGAACATCAGACAAGATTGGTTGATGGTGCATTGTTTGAAACTGTCATGCTTGAAGTCTCAGACTGGGGCGATATCACCTTTTTGGTACACACCGAAGACCTCATTCTCGAAGCCAAAGGCAGTGTCCCGAAAGGCAAAAGTGCGCGAGGCTTCTATAACCTTCATGGCGCACCAATTGGTGGTCATCTGAAAGGCGAAAATTGCGATGCGATTGCATTTGTCTCTCGCCCACTCTTCTCCTCCGACACCAAGTCCGTCCAGTTTTTCAATAAAAAGGGCGGCTGCATGTTCAAGATCTATCTAGGCCGCGATGAGAACCGTCAGATGTTGTCTTCACAGATTGAAGCGTTTGAAGCACTGAAAAGCAAACTCGGTTCCAGCTAA
- the glpK gene encoding glycerol kinase GlpK, with translation MSKSYILSIDQGTTSSRAILFDDRYQIRAMAQKEFTQHFPDSGWVEHDPEEIWQTVVETCREAMAKLYIGAKDIAAIGITNQRETTLVWDKASGKAIYPAIVWQDRRTSDFCKGLKEAGHEALVTKTTGLLLDPYFSGTKVAWILDNVAGARARAEAGELAFGTVDSFLLWRLTGGNVHATDATNASRSMLYDITKGEWSKDLLDLLSIPEGLALPKVMDCAADFGESAPDLFGGSIPIAGIAGDQQAATIGQACFEAGMMKSTYGTGCFALLNIGDAPTISENRLLTTIAYQFDGKPTYALEGSIFVAGAAVQWLRDGLKVVEHAGQTGTMAEAADNNQDVYLVPAFVGMGAPYWDADCRGALYGLTRGTGPNELARAALEAVCYQTRDLLTAMQKDWAASGQTEGETVLRVDGGMVASDWTMQFLSDLLNAPVDRPQVLETTALGAAYLAGYQVGFYPAPEVFAKSWNLERRFDASMDEETRTRKYAGWQDAVQRTLSQLD, from the coding sequence ATGAGCAAATCCTACATATTGTCCATTGATCAGGGTACGACCTCATCACGTGCTATTCTGTTTGATGATCGCTATCAAATTCGTGCGATGGCGCAGAAGGAATTCACTCAGCATTTCCCCGATAGCGGTTGGGTGGAGCATGATCCGGAAGAGATCTGGCAGACCGTTGTCGAGACCTGCCGCGAGGCCATGGCCAAGCTCTATATCGGTGCCAAGGATATCGCTGCGATTGGTATCACCAATCAGCGCGAAACCACCTTGGTTTGGGACAAAGCCAGTGGCAAAGCCATTTATCCAGCCATTGTCTGGCAGGATCGCCGAACCTCTGATTTCTGCAAAGGCCTGAAGGAAGCAGGGCACGAAGCTCTGGTCACCAAGACAACCGGCCTGCTGCTCGATCCTTATTTCTCGGGCACTAAAGTGGCCTGGATTTTGGACAATGTCGCAGGGGCACGTGCGCGCGCCGAAGCGGGCGAACTGGCCTTTGGTACGGTCGATAGCTTCCTGCTTTGGCGTCTGACTGGCGGCAACGTGCATGCAACCGATGCCACCAATGCCTCACGCAGCATGCTGTATGACATCACGAAAGGCGAATGGAGCAAGGATCTGCTTGATCTACTCTCCATTCCAGAAGGTTTGGCTCTTCCCAAGGTCATGGATTGCGCTGCTGACTTTGGCGAAAGTGCCCCAGATCTGTTTGGTGGTTCCATTCCCATTGCGGGCATTGCAGGCGATCAGCAGGCAGCGACCATTGGTCAGGCCTGTTTTGAGGCGGGCATGATGAAATCCACCTATGGCACCGGCTGCTTTGCCTTGCTCAATATTGGGGATGCTCCAACCATCTCCGAGAACCGCCTGCTCACCACCATCGCCTACCAGTTTGATGGCAAGCCAACCTATGCGCTGGAGGGCTCGATCTTTGTGGCTGGTGCTGCTGTTCAGTGGCTGCGTGATGGCTTGAAGGTTGTCGAACATGCTGGTCAGACCGGCACCATGGCCGAAGCAGCTGACAACAACCAGGATGTCTATCTCGTACCTGCCTTTGTCGGCATGGGGGCTCCTTATTGGGATGCGGATTGCCGTGGCGCACTTTATGGTCTCACTCGCGGTACAGGACCAAATGAGCTCGCACGAGCCGCTCTGGAAGCCGTTTGTTATCAGACACGTGATCTGCTGACTGCCATGCAAAAAGACTGGGCAGCCAGTGGACAGACAGAAGGTGAAACTGTGTTGCGCGTCGATGGCGGCATGGTGGCCTCTGACTGGACCATGCAGTTCCTCTCAGATCTTTTGAATGCGCCAGTTGATCGCCCGCAAGTGCTGGAGACAACGGCGCTTGGTGCCGCTTATCTGGCTGGTTATCAGGTTGGCTTCTATCCAGCCCCTGAAGTCTTTGCCAAAAGCTGGAATCTTGAGCGGCGGTTCGATGCCTCCATGGATGAGGAAACCCGAACCCGCAAATATGCCGGTTGGCAGGATGCTGTTCAGCGCACCCTTTCCCAACTCGATTAG
- a CDS encoding DUF1330 domain-containing protein — MPVLNFSYAVIKDFAAFQDYVQQAGPLMEKAGVEVVVRGTLAKTKRGEEKPAHIAAVFRYPDMDAAHGFYETDEYKTLIPLRDQACDMSIYFYDE, encoded by the coding sequence ATGCCCGTTCTTAATTTCTCTTATGCAGTCATCAAGGATTTTGCAGCCTTTCAGGATTATGTGCAGCAAGCTGGCCCGTTGATGGAGAAGGCTGGGGTCGAAGTTGTCGTGCGAGGCACGTTAGCAAAGACCAAACGTGGCGAAGAAAAACCAGCTCATATCGCCGCAGTTTTTCGCTATCCGGATATGGACGCTGCTCATGGTTTCTACGAGACAGATGAATATAAAACTCTTATCCCGCTGCGGGATCAAGCCTGCGACATGAGCATCTATTTTTATGACGAATAG